A stretch of Brachyhypopomus gauderio isolate BG-103 chromosome 3, BGAUD_0.2, whole genome shotgun sequence DNA encodes these proteins:
- the mboat4 gene encoding membrane-bound ghrelin O-acyltransferase mboat4 isoform X1, translating into MFYSLATRGYLTLMNRHICVTLGGLLLAVLTMGPYCLLLFTTSVVFVPLVSFVEPAHVHSWIFGLQMCWQTFWHFYIQYQQYWVQEPTDPRLFLAMSALMLLSQRVTSVSMDLQDANVTGSFKRSSRDETPSLVPLLSYTLYFPALLGGPLCPFNTYISFMEQISITPPPSPLFILPLKLLRVLALIALKYLLTSVLLSSSLRSSSTDGSPGLLWIWVFSLVLRLNYYAHWKMSECLNNAMGLGFSGRGPSGEALWDGLSDGDAWEIESSAHISAFARRWNATTAAWLRRLVFQRCRRTRLLATFAFSALWHGLHPGQVMGFLGWAVAVLADHRLHARFGLRSRTPGREALFTCLSWAYTQIVIAWVVVVTELRSFEAASALAATHVALFPLASVVILFIL; encoded by the exons ATGTTCTACAGCTTAGCTACACGAGGGTATCTCACCTTGATGAACAG GCATATCTGTGTAACGCTGGGAGGACTCCTGCTGGCTGTTTTAACCATGGGCCCATACTGCTTATTGCTCTTCACCACGTCGGTCGTGTTTGTGCCGCTGGTGTCCTTTGTGGAACCGGCTCACGTGCACAGTTGGATCTTTGGACTGCAGATGTGCTGGCAAACGTTCTGGCACTTCTACATTCAGTACCAGCAATACTGGGTCCAAGAGCCTACAGATCCCAG ACTTTTTCTGGCCATGTCTGCGTTAATGCTCCTCAGCCAAAGAGTCACATCTGTGTCGATGGATCTCCAGGATGCAAACGTCACTGGGTCTTTCAAAAGAAGCTCCAGAGATGAAACCCCCTCCCTCGTTCCTCTCTTGAGCTACACGCTCTATTTCCCTGCTCTTCTTGGAGGTCCGCTGTGCCCTTTCAACACTTACATATCCTTCATGGAGCAGATAAGCATCACTCCACCACCTTCTCCTCTTTTCATATTGCCTTTGAAGCTATTGCGGGTGCTGGCCCTGATAGCTCTCAAATATCTCCTCACAAGCGTTCTACTGTCAAGCAGTTTGAGATCCAGCAGCACTGATGGTTCTCCCGGTCTACTGTGGATCTGGGTCTTCTCATTGGTGCTCAGGCTCAACTATTACGCACACTGGAAAATGAGCGAATGTCTTAACAACGCCATGGGCCTGGGTTTCAGCGGGCGTGGCCCGAGTGGAGAAGCGCTGTGGGACGGCCTTTCTGATGGAGACGCATGGGAGATCGAGTCATCCGCCCACATATCTGCGTTCGCCCGCCGCTGGAATGCCACGACAGCTGCCTGGCTGCGCAGACTGGTGTTCCAGAGGTGCAGACGGACTCGACTGCTGGCTACGTTCGCCTTCTCGGCCCTGTGGCACGGACTGCACCCAGGCCAGGTCATGGGGTTTCTCGGGTGGGCCGTAGCCGTGTTGGCAGACCACAGGCTGCATGCACGTTTTGGCCTGAGGTCTAGAACTCCTGGGAGGGAGGCCTTATTCACATGCTTAAGCTGGGCCTACACTCAGATCGTCATTGCTTGGGTCGTTGTGGTTACTGAACTTCGGAGTTTTGAGGCAGCTTCAGCGCTGGCTGCAACGCACGTGGCTTTGTTTCCACTTGCAAGTGTCGTGATATTGTTTATTCTGTAA
- the mboat4 gene encoding membrane-bound ghrelin O-acyltransferase mboat4 isoform X2: MNRHICVTLGGLLLAVLTMGPYCLLLFTTSVVFVPLVSFVEPAHVHSWIFGLQMCWQTFWHFYIQYQQYWVQEPTDPRLFLAMSALMLLSQRVTSVSMDLQDANVTGSFKRSSRDETPSLVPLLSYTLYFPALLGGPLCPFNTYISFMEQISITPPPSPLFILPLKLLRVLALIALKYLLTSVLLSSSLRSSSTDGSPGLLWIWVFSLVLRLNYYAHWKMSECLNNAMGLGFSGRGPSGEALWDGLSDGDAWEIESSAHISAFARRWNATTAAWLRRLVFQRCRRTRLLATFAFSALWHGLHPGQVMGFLGWAVAVLADHRLHARFGLRSRTPGREALFTCLSWAYTQIVIAWVVVVTELRSFEAASALAATHVALFPLASVVILFIL; the protein is encoded by the exons ATGAACAG GCATATCTGTGTAACGCTGGGAGGACTCCTGCTGGCTGTTTTAACCATGGGCCCATACTGCTTATTGCTCTTCACCACGTCGGTCGTGTTTGTGCCGCTGGTGTCCTTTGTGGAACCGGCTCACGTGCACAGTTGGATCTTTGGACTGCAGATGTGCTGGCAAACGTTCTGGCACTTCTACATTCAGTACCAGCAATACTGGGTCCAAGAGCCTACAGATCCCAG ACTTTTTCTGGCCATGTCTGCGTTAATGCTCCTCAGCCAAAGAGTCACATCTGTGTCGATGGATCTCCAGGATGCAAACGTCACTGGGTCTTTCAAAAGAAGCTCCAGAGATGAAACCCCCTCCCTCGTTCCTCTCTTGAGCTACACGCTCTATTTCCCTGCTCTTCTTGGAGGTCCGCTGTGCCCTTTCAACACTTACATATCCTTCATGGAGCAGATAAGCATCACTCCACCACCTTCTCCTCTTTTCATATTGCCTTTGAAGCTATTGCGGGTGCTGGCCCTGATAGCTCTCAAATATCTCCTCACAAGCGTTCTACTGTCAAGCAGTTTGAGATCCAGCAGCACTGATGGTTCTCCCGGTCTACTGTGGATCTGGGTCTTCTCATTGGTGCTCAGGCTCAACTATTACGCACACTGGAAAATGAGCGAATGTCTTAACAACGCCATGGGCCTGGGTTTCAGCGGGCGTGGCCCGAGTGGAGAAGCGCTGTGGGACGGCCTTTCTGATGGAGACGCATGGGAGATCGAGTCATCCGCCCACATATCTGCGTTCGCCCGCCGCTGGAATGCCACGACAGCTGCCTGGCTGCGCAGACTGGTGTTCCAGAGGTGCAGACGGACTCGACTGCTGGCTACGTTCGCCTTCTCGGCCCTGTGGCACGGACTGCACCCAGGCCAGGTCATGGGGTTTCTCGGGTGGGCCGTAGCCGTGTTGGCAGACCACAGGCTGCATGCACGTTTTGGCCTGAGGTCTAGAACTCCTGGGAGGGAGGCCTTATTCACATGCTTAAGCTGGGCCTACACTCAGATCGTCATTGCTTGGGTCGTTGTGGTTACTGAACTTCGGAGTTTTGAGGCAGCTTCAGCGCTGGCTGCAACGCACGTGGCTTTGTTTCCACTTGCAAGTGTCGTGATATTGTTTATTCTGTAA